The DNA sequence GGCCTCAAGGTCGTCGTCGCGGCGGCCGACACGTTTCGGGCCGCGGCGATCGATCAGTTGGAGGTCTGGGCGGAGCGGGCCGGCGTCGAAATCGTCCGCCATTCGGAAGGCGGCGACGCCGCCGCCGTGGTCTTCGACGCCCTCGCGGCGGCGCGCTCCCGCGGCGCCGACGTGGTGCTCGTGGATACCGCCGGCCGGCTGCACAACAAGGCCAACCTCATGGCGGAGCTGGCCAAGATCCGCCGCATCGTCGACCGCGAGGCCCCGGATGCCCCGAAGGAGGTGCTCCTGGTCCTGGATGCCACGACCGGTCAAAACGGCCTGCGCCAGGCCGAGGTCTTCGGCGAGGCGGTCAACGTCTCGGGCGTCGTGCTGACCAAGCTGGACGGCACGGCCAAGGGTGGCGTGGTCTTCGCGATCAAGGACGCCCTGGGCCTGCCAGTAAAGCTGGTCGGGCTGGGCGAGGGCCTGGAGGATCTGCGCGACTTCGATCCGGACGTCTTCGTCGACGCCCTGTTCT is a window from the Candidatus Tanganyikabacteria bacterium genome containing:
- the ftsY gene encoding signal recognition particle-docking protein FtsY, with translation MDRVDLGQIAERLATTRDVLVDKVKALVKGRTRVDEDLLEELEELLLESDMGVKVAEGALAHLRAEAKAGRLEPDGVTRALAEFLKGKLGPQAPLDLAAGRLAVVVLVGVNGTGKTTTLGKLAHRCNLLGLKVVVAAADTFRAAAIDQLEVWAERAGVEIVRHSEGGDAAAVVFDALAAARSRGADVVLVDTAGRLHNKANLMAELAKIRRIVDREAPDAPKEVLLVLDATTGQNGLRQAEVFGEAVNVSGVVLTKLDGTAKGGVVFAIKDALGLPVKLVGLGEGLEDLRDFDPDVFVDALFSEKAAAPRS